The proteins below come from a single Chryseobacterium capnotolerans genomic window:
- a CDS encoding sensor histidine kinase translates to MVFNDVFGDEDGFVVFSLLFFTFMALWVLRWIIVQIKLILRLKKEKKQAELMHLKSQVNPHFFFNTLNNLYGLVEQDTAKAQQMILTLSDMMRYSIYEGQNDWVTLTEEITYLENYMNLHRTRYHKAIDIRFDIDVEDRNIKIMPLLFIIMVENAFKHGVEKLRKDAFVHIQLKANKQHIDFEIENNFDPEEIDDQTGIGLQNLKQRLELVYLKKYKLRISPNYTDRIYGIQLKLNL, encoded by the coding sequence ATGGTTTTCAACGATGTTTTCGGAGATGAGGATGGATTTGTTGTTTTCAGTCTGTTATTTTTTACTTTTATGGCACTCTGGGTATTACGCTGGATTATTGTTCAGATCAAACTCATTCTTAGACTTAAAAAAGAAAAAAAGCAGGCAGAATTAATGCATCTGAAAAGCCAGGTTAATCCTCACTTTTTTTTCAATACATTAAATAATTTATATGGTCTGGTAGAGCAAGATACCGCCAAAGCCCAACAGATGATCCTTACCTTATCCGATATGATGCGTTACAGTATCTATGAAGGACAAAATGACTGGGTAACATTAACCGAAGAAATCACCTATCTGGAAAACTATATGAATTTACATCGGACGAGGTATCATAAGGCCATTGATATTCGCTTTGATATAGATGTGGAAGACAGGAATATTAAAATAATGCCGTTACTATTCATCATTATGGTAGAAAATGCTTTTAAGCACGGTGTGGAAAAGCTGAGAAAAGATGCATTTGTTCATATTCAACTAAAGGCTAACAAGCAGCATATTGACTTTGAAATTGAAAATAATTTTGATCCGGAGGAAATAGATGATCAAACAGGTATTGGACTGCAAAATCTCAAGCAACGGTTAGAATTAGTCTATTTGAAAAAATATAAATTGAGAATATCCCCCAATTATACAGACAGGATCTATGGGATCCAGTTAAAACTTAACTTATGA
- a CDS encoding ABC transporter ATP-binding protein has protein sequence MNNLIISNLSKTYQNGVKALQNISLQIPKGMFGLLGPNGAGKSTLMRTIATLQEADQGEIHLGDLNIKTHPNELRKVLGYLPQQFGVYPAISAEMLLNHLAVLKGIMNPKERKEIVCALLYKVNLYEVRAQKLGGFSGGMKQRFGIAQALLNNPKLLIVDEPTAGLDPVERNRFYNLLSEIGEETIVILSTHIVEDVKELCTSMAIINKGEVMIKGNPIQIIDSLKGRLYEATIHKNQLEQYKKEYHVISERLYLGKQLVHVMSDGHPGSSFRPIDANLEDVYMSQIFNS, from the coding sequence ATGAACAACCTTATCATTTCAAATCTTTCTAAAACATACCAGAACGGAGTTAAAGCACTTCAAAATATTTCATTGCAGATCCCCAAAGGTATGTTTGGCCTCCTTGGGCCCAATGGAGCAGGTAAATCAACACTTATGCGTACAATAGCAACATTACAGGAAGCTGATCAGGGAGAGATTCACCTGGGAGACCTCAATATTAAAACACATCCGAATGAACTTCGAAAAGTGTTAGGTTATCTGCCACAGCAGTTTGGGGTATATCCGGCAATATCCGCTGAGATGTTATTGAATCATTTGGCTGTGTTGAAGGGAATAATGAACCCAAAAGAACGTAAGGAAATTGTATGTGCACTGCTTTATAAAGTAAATCTATATGAGGTACGGGCCCAGAAGCTTGGTGGGTTCTCAGGAGGAATGAAGCAGCGTTTTGGTATTGCACAAGCATTGCTGAATAATCCTAAGCTATTAATTGTAGATGAACCCACAGCAGGTTTAGATCCTGTAGAGCGGAACCGTTTTTATAACCTTCTTAGCGAAATAGGAGAGGAGACTATCGTGATTCTCTCCACCCATATTGTGGAGGATGTAAAAGAATTATGCACTAGTATGGCAATCATTAATAAAGGTGAAGTGATGATTAAGGGAAACCCTATTCAGATTATAGACAGTCTTAAAGGGAGATTGTATGAGGCAACTATACACAAAAATCAATTGGAGCAATACAAAAAAGAATATCATGTCATTAGCGAACGCTTGTATTTGGGAAAGCAACTTGTTCATGTGATGAGTGATGGTCATCCCGGCTCTTCTTTCAGGCCTATTGATGCCAATCTTGAAGATGTTTATATGTCTCAAATTTTTAATTCTTAA